The genomic segment GCGCATCGGGCGGCTCGCGGAGCTGGAAATCGCGCTGGACGACCTCTCGGTCAGCCGGTTACACGCGGAGGTGCTGCTGGCCGACGACGGGTGGGTGGTGCGCGACCGCGGCAGCTCGAACGGCACGATCCTGAACGGCGTGCGGATCGGCCGCACGCCCCAGCGCATCCGCCAGGGCGACCTCATTCAGGTGGGCAACCTGACCTTCAAGGTCGAACACATCGAGGTGCGCCCGGTGACGGTGCGCATCGGGACGCAGACGGTGCAGGTGGAAGCGGCGGCGCGGCGGACGTGGAGCGAGGCGGTGGACGCGTTCGAGCCGCCCGCGGCCCCCGGGTACAACGAGAAGGGGTTCCTGCGGCTGCTCCGCGGCGGCTACCGCCTGGCCCAATCGACGCGGTCCGGCGATCTGCTGCAAGACGTGCTGAACGACGCCGTCTCGTTCTTCGGCGCCCGCCGCGGCGGCGTGTTCCTGGTGGACGAGGTGACCGGCCACCTCGCGGTGCGGTGCTATTCCGCCAGGTCCGGCGGCACGGCCCCGCAGCGCCCGCCGGGCAAGACGCTGGCGACGGTGGCGTTCCGGGGCCGCCAGTCGCTCCTGTTCGCGGACCGCACCGAGGCCGCCAAGTACGCGGCGGACAGCGCCCTCCGCGGGGACATGTACTCGGTCGTGTGCGCCGTGCTCCGGGCGCCGGACCGGGAGCTCGGGGTGCTGCACCTGGACCGCGGGCCGGACGACGCGCCGTTCACCGAGGCCGACCTGCACCTGGCCGACTCGCTGGCCGCCGCCGTCGCGCTGGGCCTGGACCGGCAGCAACTGGTGGAGCGGCACGAGGCGCTGTTCCTCCAGACGGTCACCGCGCTGGCCCAGGCCGTCGAAATGCGCGACGAGTACACCGGCAACCACACCCAGCGGGTGACCGCCTACGCGCTCATGCTGGCCGAGGAGATGGGGCTGCCGGAGGACGTGCGGCGGCAGCTGCGGGTGGCGACGCTGCTGCACGACATCGGCAAGATCGCCATCGACGACCAGATCCTGCGCAAGCCCGGCCGGCTCTCGGACGGGGAGTTCGAGAGCATGAAGTCGCACGTGCTGCGCGGCGGGGAGATCGTGCAGATGATCCCCGGGCTGGCGTGGGCGCTGCCGGTGGTCCGCGGGCACCACGAGCGGTGGGACGGGCGCGGGTACCCGGACGGGCTGGCCGGAGAAGAGATCCCGATCACCGCGCGCGTGGTCGCGGTCGCCGACGCGTTCGACGCCATGACCTCGGACCGCCCGTACCGGGCGGGGATGCCCGCCGCGCGGGCGTTCGCCGAGCTCCAGAACGGGGCCGGCACGCACTTCGACCCGGCGTGCGTGGCCGCGTTCTTCCGCATCCGCCCGCGGCTCGAAGCGCTGCTGGAGAAGGAGGCGGCCGAGCGGCGGTTCACCGAGACCGGGAGCCACACCGTTTCGCGTCACGAACTGGAACGCGAGCGGAAGGCCCTGATGGACGACGGCACCGTTTCGATCCCGACGATCGCGGTGGCCAAGGACCCGGCCGCGAGCCCGGCCGAAAGCGCGCAGGGCTAGTTGCGCCGGCGTCGGGGCGCGCCGGTGCTCCGGTTCCGGCGCGCCCCGACGCCGGCCGCCACGCCCAACGCCTCCGCCGTTCATACAACACCACGGTTGCTCCCCCACACCGGAACGCCCTCCCGCACCCGTGGCCGAAACCATCACCATCGATTCGTTCGGCCCCCTTCGGGTCGAGCGCCCCGCGCACCCGCGGACCTGTGCGCCCTCGTCAGGGGCGCGCGCGGGGCGGGGCACGGCCTCTACCCCGTCGGCGGGCGGACGGCACTGGACCTCGGCCCGCCCCCGACCAAGCCGGGGTCGCGTGCGACACCACCGCGCTGACCGGGGTGATCGACTACCCGGCCCGCGACATGACCATCACCGTGCGCGCGGGGACCACCGTCGCCGCGCGCGCGCGGAGCTGGCGAAGGAGGGGCAGTGGCTGCCGGTGGACGTGCCCGCGCCCGACCGGGCCACGCTCGGCGGGGCGGTCGCGGTGAACGCGAGCGGCCCGCGGCGCTTCGGGTACGGGACCCTTCGCGATTACGTCATCGGGATCTCGTTCGTCACCGACGACGGCGTGGAGGTGAAGGCCGGCGGGCGCGTGGTGAAGAACGTGGCCGGCTACGACCTGATGAAGTTGCAGATCGGCGCGCTGGGCACGCTCGGCGTGGTTTCGCAACTGACCCTGAAGGTGAAGCCGAAGCCGGAGGCGGCGGCCGCGGTCGCGTTCGGCTGCGCCCCCGCGGCCCTCGCGCGCGTGCTGGACGGGATCGCGGCGAGCAAAACGCGCCCGGTCGCGGTGGAGCTTCTGAACCGCGCCGCGGTGCGCGTGAGCGGCGGGACCCTCGCGGGTTCGGACGCGGAATGGGTCGTCTACGTCGGCTTCGAGGACAAGACCGCTGCGGTGCGGTGGCAGGTCACGACGTTGCTCGACGAGTTGAAAAGTGCGCCGGTGCGCGACGTGGCGGAGTCGAGTGATACGGCGGCCATTGCGGGCATCACCGCGTTACAGCACCGACCGGAATCGCGGTTCATTGGCAAGCTGTCGACGCTCCCGAGCGAGCTGGCCGAGGCGGTCCTGAAACTGCCGCCCGCCTTGCCGCTCCACGCTCACGCCATGAGCGGCGTCGCGTGGCTGCACGCCGACGAGGCGCTGCCGGACGGTGTGGTCGTCCGGCGGTCCCCCGTCGAGCGGAAGAAGGCCCTCTCGCTAGGGGGCGCGCCGCCGGCCGGCTGGGAGCTGATGCGACACATCAAGCGCACGCTCGATCCGGATAATGTGTTCAACCCCGGCCGGTTGTTCGGGGACGTCTAGTGCGGGAACCCGTTTGCCTTTGGCTGTCGCCGACCTCCACCACTTAGCAAATCTCCGATATGTCTTCCACCGCCACCCCACAGAAGACCGCGCTGCCCGTCGTCCCCTCCGGCCCGGCGGGGGCGTGTCCGACCGCCGGGCCGCAGATCGACTACGAACTGGTTCTCGACTGCGTCCACTGCGGCCTGTGCACCTCGAGTTGCCCGACTTACGTGGAAACGTCCAACGAGGCGGACTCGCCCCGCGGGCGCATCTACCTCATGCGCGGCGTGATCGACGGCACCCTGGAGCTCGACGAGGACGTGAAGCGGCACCTCGACCTGTGCCTCAACTGCCGCGCGTGCGAGACCGCGTGTCCGTCGGGGGTACAGTACGGCCGCATCCTGGAGCCGTTCCGCGCGTTCATGGCGGAGCGGGAACCCGGGCGCCAGGTGGCGGCGCTGAACGCCCTGCAAAAGTTCCTCTTGTTCCACGTGTTCCCGTACCGGCTGCGGAACCGCGTCTCGCTCGCCCCGGCCCGGCTCATGCAGTGGAGCGGCCTCGACTGGCTGGCCGAGACGAGCGGCCTGATGGGCCTGGTGCCGCAGTCGCTCCGCGGCATGAAGCAGATGCTCCCGGACCTGAAGCCGCACTACGGCCAGTTGCCCGAGGTGCTGGAACCGGTGGGCCGGCCGCGGGCGCGGGTGGCCCTGTTCCTCGGCTGCGTGGCCGACGCGCTCTACCCCGAAACGAACTACGCCACCGCGAAGGTGCTGCAAGCGAACGGGTGCGAGGTGTGGATCCCGCGCGCCCAGGGGTGCTGCGGCGCGCTGCACTACCACGCGTCGGAGGAGGGGCCGGCGCGGGAGTTCGCCGCCGCCAACTGCGAGGCGTTCGGCGCCACCGACGCGGCCCGGTTCGAGGCGCTCGACGCGATCGTCACGAACGCGGCCGGGTGCGGCTACCAGCTCAAGGACTACGCGCACATGATGAACGCGGACCCGCACGCGCCCGGGACGCAGAAGGAGGCCGCGGCCCGCTTCCAGAGCAAGGTGCGCGACATCAGCGAGTTCCTCATGGAACTCGGACCGGTGAAGCCGGCGCACCCCCTCCGGGTCAAGGCGACGTACCACGACGCCTGCCACCTGCGGCACGCCCAGCAGATCTTCAAACAACCGCGGGCGCTGCTCGAAATGATTCCCGGCCTGGAACTGGTCCCGCTCCCCGAGAGCGAACTGTGCTGCGGCGCCGCCGGCAGTTACAACCTGACCCAGCCCGAAATGGCCGACCGCCTGGGCAAGCGGAAGACGACGAACATCGCCGCGACCGGGGCACGGGCGCTGTTTACGGGTAACGTTGGGTGCCTGATGCAGATCACCCGGCACCTGAAGGCGCTCGACCCGGGCGTGTGGTGCGCGCACCCCGTCGACGCCCTGTGGGCGAGCTACTCGGGCGTGATGCCGAAAGAGCTGGAATAGTCGCTACGCGCGGCGCGGTCAGAACCGCTCCGGCTCCGTTCACGCTTCCGGCGGTGCGATTGTGCCGGTTGTTGCACCTTCGCCGGTTGCGCACGAGTCCCCACCAGTCGGCAGTCTCCGCAGTATCGCTACATTTCCGCCAGTCCGAACAAATTTCCCCATCTGGGCACTTCCGCTAACGGCGGGATTTTGCACCACCGGCCGAATCGATCTAGCCTGCAGTGCGTGCCCAATCCCCCTAAGTTCCCTTGTCCGAGGAGACGTTATGATCAGCCTGCGCCGTGCCGCCCGCTGGACCGCCGACTTCCTGAAGGCGGAAGACGGCCCGACGGCCGTTGAATACGCCGTCATGCTGGCCCTCATCGTGGTGGCCTGCCTCGCCGCCATCACCTCGTTCGGTCAGAACGCGAACTCGACGTTCAGCTACGTCGGCTCGGCGATCCGGGTGAAGTGAGCGAACCGTCCGGCAGCGCCCGCACCGCTGCCAGACCCCTGTGAACGCCGACGGAGGGTCCGTCGGCGTCACTTGTTTGTGGCCGACTACTCCCCGCTCATCGCCGCACCGGTGGGGCGCGTCGGCATCGGGGCGAAAGGCGGGTGGCAGTACTGATGGTGGCGGACCGCACTCCGGGCCACCACCCGGTACATGAACCCGGCGATGAACCGGGCTTCCGGCTCGCAAGTTGCAGACTCGCACCACACCGACGTCCGTCGGTCTGCAACAACCACTCACCGGAGCCCGACATGTCACTGGACTCACTACACGACCTGTACGTGGACGAGTTGAAGGACCTTTACAACGCCGAGAACCAGCTCCTCAAGGCGCTTCCCAAGCTCGCGAAGAGTGCCACTGCCCCGGAGCTGAAGGCGGCGTTCACCGAGCACCTGGAAGTCACCCGCAAGCAGGTCGAGCGGCTGGAACAGATCTTCACCGCTCTCGAAACCAGCCCGAAGGGGAAGAAGTGCAAGGCGATGGAGGGGCTGATCGAAGAAGGGAAGGACGTGCTCGAAGAGGACGGCGAGCCGGCCGTCATTGACGCCGCGCTGATCGCGTGCGCGCAGCGGGTCGAGCACTATGAGATGGCCGGGTACGGGTGCGTGCGGACGTTCGCCAAGCTGCTCGGCTACGAGGACGCCGAGGCGCTGCTCCAGGAGACGCTGGACGAGGAGGGCGAGGCCGACAAGAAGCTGACCGAACTGGCCGAGACCGTCATCAACCTCGAAGCCAATGATGCGGAGGGCGAGGAGGAAGGAGATGAGGACGATGACGAGGGCGGTGACGAACCCGAGGTCCCGCCGAAACGCGGGAAGACGTCGCCGAAGGCGGGCAGCAAGAAGTAAGCGTTGATGGGCCTGACAAGGCTCAAGCTCCGGTTCCGATCGGGGCTTGAGTTGTTTGTGCGGCCGCGACTCGACCCGCTCGCGTCTTCCCACCGAGAAGTGTCGGTACCCTACCGGTGCAGTAACGGCTGTTTGCATCGGAGGCCAAGAACAGCAAGCGAACCCGAAGCGGCGGAGCCGCAAGGCGGCCCATCGGCCCTCGAACCCCCTCTTCAGCCCCGGAACCTCTCCAAATATGGCGCCGTCCGGCTCCCCGCCGCCCGTGCCACCTCCTTCGGCACCCCCGCTGCTACGACACGGCCCCCCTCGTCACCCGCGCCGGGGCCGACATCGATGACCCAGTCGCTCCCCGAAACGACCCGCAGGTCGTGCTCGACAACGACAACCGTGTTCCCCGCATCAACCAGTCCGTCGAGCTGGACCATGAGCCGTTCCACGTCCGCCGGGTGCAGCCCCGTCGTCGGCTCGTCCAGCACATAGAGTGTGGTGCCGCGCTCCGCCCGCTGCAACTCGGTCGCCAGCTTGATCCGCTGGGCCTCTCCGCCGGACAACTCCGTCGCCGACTGGCCGAGCCTGAGGTACCCCAGCCCCACGTCTCGGAGGACGCCCAGTGAGCGGCGCACGTGCGGCTCCTCGGCCAGGAACTCCCACGCCGCGTCCACCGTCAGGCCCAGCACGTCGGCGACGGTCTTCCCCCGGTACTCGATCTCGAGCGTCTTCGCGTTGTACCGCGCCCCGTGGCAGGTCGGGCACGGGGCGTACACGCTCGGCAGGAAGAGCAGTTCGACCATGACGAACCCTTCGCCCGTGCACGTTCCGCACCGCCCCTTGGCGACGTTGAACGAGAACCGCCCGGCGTCGTACTTTCGGGCCTTCGCGGCCTTCGTGCCGGCGAACAGCTTGCGGACGTGATCGAACAGGCCGGTATAGGTGGCGAGGTTCGACCGCGGGGTGCGGCCGATCGGCTTCTGGTCCACCACGACGAGGCGCTTGACCGCGCCCATGCCGGCGGCGATCCGACCGCCGACGGGTGCCGCGGGCGCCTGTTCCAGTTCTTCACTCTCTTCCCCCGCGGATGGGGCGGCCTGACCGAGTTGCCCGGCCACCAGCTCCACCAGGGCCTGACTG from the Frigoriglobus tundricola genome contains:
- a CDS encoding HD domain-containing phosphohydrolase, translated to MQTPRVVLSLAGGNQIPRTWSSSCHLRIGRLAELEIALDDLSVSRLHAEVLLADDGWVVRDRGSSNGTILNGVRIGRTPQRIRQGDLIQVGNLTFKVEHIEVRPVTVRIGTQTVQVEAAARRTWSEAVDAFEPPAAPGYNEKGFLRLLRGGYRLAQSTRSGDLLQDVLNDAVSFFGARRGGVFLVDEVTGHLAVRCYSARSGGTAPQRPPGKTLATVAFRGRQSLLFADRTEAAKYAADSALRGDMYSVVCAVLRAPDRELGVLHLDRGPDDAPFTEADLHLADSLAAAVALGLDRQQLVERHEALFLQTVTALAQAVEMRDEYTGNHTQRVTAYALMLAEEMGLPEDVRRQLRVATLLHDIGKIAIDDQILRKPGRLSDGEFESMKSHVLRGGEIVQMIPGLAWALPVVRGHHERWDGRGYPDGLAGEEIPITARVVAVADAFDAMTSDRPYRAGMPAARAFAELQNGAGTHFDPACVAAFFRIRPRLEALLEKEAAERRFTETGSHTVSRHELERERKALMDDGTVSIPTIAVAKDPAASPAESAQG
- a CDS encoding FAD-binding oxidoreductase, producing the protein MRHHRADRGDRLPGPRHDHHRARGDHRRRARAELAKEGQWLPVDVPAPDRATLGGAVAVNASGPRRFGYGTLRDYVIGISFVTDDGVEVKAGGRVVKNVAGYDLMKLQIGALGTLGVVSQLTLKVKPKPEAAAAVAFGCAPAALARVLDGIAASKTRPVAVELLNRAAVRVSGGTLAGSDAEWVVYVGFEDKTAAVRWQVTTLLDELKSAPVRDVAESSDTAAIAGITALQHRPESRFIGKLSTLPSELAEAVLKLPPALPLHAHAMSGVAWLHADEALPDGVVVRRSPVERKKALSLGGAPPAGWELMRHIKRTLDPDNVFNPGRLFGDV
- a CDS encoding (Fe-S)-binding protein, which codes for MSSTATPQKTALPVVPSGPAGACPTAGPQIDYELVLDCVHCGLCTSSCPTYVETSNEADSPRGRIYLMRGVIDGTLELDEDVKRHLDLCLNCRACETACPSGVQYGRILEPFRAFMAEREPGRQVAALNALQKFLLFHVFPYRLRNRVSLAPARLMQWSGLDWLAETSGLMGLVPQSLRGMKQMLPDLKPHYGQLPEVLEPVGRPRARVALFLGCVADALYPETNYATAKVLQANGCEVWIPRAQGCCGALHYHASEEGPAREFAAANCEAFGATDAARFEALDAIVTNAAGCGYQLKDYAHMMNADPHAPGTQKEAAARFQSKVRDISEFLMELGPVKPAHPLRVKATYHDACHLRHAQQIFKQPRALLEMIPGLELVPLPESELCCGAAGSYNLTQPEMADRLGKRKTTNIAATGARALFTGNVGCLMQITRHLKALDPGVWCAHPVDALWASYSGVMPKELE
- a CDS encoding Flp family type IVb pilin, coding for MISLRRAARWTADFLKAEDGPTAVEYAVMLALIVVACLAAITSFGQNANSTFSYVGSAIRVK
- a CDS encoding YciE/YciF ferroxidase family protein encodes the protein MSLDSLHDLYVDELKDLYNAENQLLKALPKLAKSATAPELKAAFTEHLEVTRKQVERLEQIFTALETSPKGKKCKAMEGLIEEGKDVLEEDGEPAVIDAALIACAQRVEHYEMAGYGCVRTFAKLLGYEDAEALLQETLDEEGEADKKLTELAETVINLEANDAEGEEEGDEDDDEGGDEPEVPPKRGKTSPKAGSKK